The following are encoded together in the Drosophila takahashii strain IR98-3 E-12201 chromosome X, DtakHiC1v2, whole genome shotgun sequence genome:
- the Cpr12A gene encoding larval cuticle protein 16/17, whose product MATSDLILLSIFLLSATVTHLTSAQQIRESNEKERSVRLLDRFDNRYPDGSYEYRFELDDGTARYERGYFAKINDVKTLMVVGYYAYRMTDGRYITVFYNADQFGYRQNQSITPQEYPNLPRSIEVPMASDSDSVSNSQSQSQSRLESHGNPSPSPSPSATTTTTTPRGAGTSRRGRY is encoded by the exons ATGGCCACTTCCGATCTGATCCTGCTCTCCATTTTCCTCCTGAGCGCCACCGTCACCCACCTCACATCCGCCCAGCAGATCAGGGAAAGTAACGAAAAGGAGCGGAGCGTGCGATTGCTGGATCGATTCGATAACCGATATCCCGACGGAAGTTACGAGTATCGATTCGAGCTGGACGACGGAACGGCGCGTTACGAGCGCGGATATTTTGCCAAGATCAACGATGTGAAGACCCTCATGGTCGTGGGCTACTACGCGTATCGGATGACCGACGGGCGATACATCACCGTGTTCTATAACGCCGATCAATTTGGCTATCGGCAGAATCAGT CGATCACGCCGCAAGAGTATCCCAACCTGCCGCGCTCCATCGAGGTGCCCATGGCCAGCGATTCTGATTCCGTTTCCAATTCCCAATCGCAATCCCAATCCCGGCTGGAGTCCCATGGaaacccctccccctccccctccccctccgcgacgacgacgacgacaacgCCCCGGGGGGCGGGGACGAGTCGCAGGGGCCGCTACTGA
- the LOC108066679 gene encoding uncharacterized protein: MFRTKEIYAGWNVRYVVACAVILLLILNEPVDARLTRRPRRTTTPRSTTSRATVNPDRHQHLHHWPPLVAPPAQPQPQPQPHPQVVVVQKPIHSESSPRLIDSFDQRSVDGQYEFRYQLDNGNTRYERAYWLPVGKELVLAKKGYYSVPLPNDKYSTVFYTADHRGYHVDMQTLTGEQPLLPRSLEVPGVEREMGAGLGSGMEMGSGTGTGTKRNSISGPERNELDVDVGVDRDVNVDASGAGTEMVPNAVDQVETETEPSTLANDILATEAPADIHDDDDDDDDDAVDDDEGASN, encoded by the exons ATGTTTCGAACGAAGGAGATCTATGCGGGATGGAATGTCCGATATGTGGTGGCCTGCGCGGTGATCCTGCTGCTGATCCTGAACGAACCCGTCGATGCCCGATTGACCCGGCGACCCAGGCGCACCACCACGCCCAGGAGCACCACCAGTCGGGCCACCGTGAATCCGGATCGCCACCAGCACCTTCACCACTGGCCACCACTGGTGGCACCACCGGCACAGCCACAGCCCCAACCACAACCACATCCCCAAGTGGTTGTGGTGCAGAAACCCATTCACTCGGAGTCCAGTCCCCGGCTGATTGACAGCTTCGATCAGAGATCGGTCGACGGGCAGTACGAGTTCAG ATATCAACTGGACAACGGGAATACCCGCTACGAACGCGCCTACTGGCTGCCCGTTGGCAAAGAGCTTGTCCTGGCCAAGAAGGGTTACTACTCGGTGCCCCTGCCAAATGACAAATACTCGACCGTCTTCTACACGGCCGATCATCGTGGCTACCATGTGGACATGC AGACATTAACCGGAGAGCAGCCGCTGTTGCCGCGGAGCCTCGAAGTGCCCGGAGTGGAGAGGGAAATGGGTGCGGGATTGGGTtcgggaatggaaatgggatcTGGAACTGGAACGGGGACTAAGCGAAATTCAATAAGCGGTCCGGAGCGTAACGagctggatgtggatgtgggagTGGATAGGGATGTGAATGTGGACGCAAGTGGAGCTGGCACCGAGATGGTTCCTAAT GCTGTAGACCAagtcgaaaccgaaaccgaaccaTCAACTTTGGCCAACGACATTTTGGCAACTGAAGCACCAGCCGACATCCAcgacgacgatgacgatgatgatgacgacgctgttgatgatgatgaaggcGCCTCAAACTGA
- the LOC108066680 gene encoding uncharacterized protein — MPSSQFHLLLLLLLGTLILVAGQKPTFRVPPQDLQVPNFGGESFERFASGAGSGSASVSSSGSSASQETSDEMREQLKQLLSDQLANAFAPLATTPFTQRQPAIASPASGAAARSQFAADPDQDQNEEESPEAEAEAEEEEGDEEEEQETTTLQPQPSPPPLPQPGGAEEELAGGQVEVDDYNAWRDNFYDLNEDGSYIFGYSIPHGVRRWEKGFYSEGQHGQVVEGFYVQPRHDSQGLRYELRCYRADSNGYQPLPVEFLRTPPIVRRDEVPQVNCFR; from the exons ATGCCATCGAGTCAGTttcacctgctgctgctgctgctgctcggcaCCTTGATCCTGGTCGCTGGCCAAAAGCCAACCTTTCGAGTGCCGCCGCAGGATCTGCAGGTGCCCAACTTCGGGGGCGAGAGCTTCGAGAGATTCGCCAGCGGtgcgggatcgggatcggcaTCGGTGTCGAGTAGCGGGAGCAGCGCGAGCCAGGAAACCAGCGATGAGATGCGGGAGCAACTGAAGCAGCTCCTCAGCGACCAACTGGCCAATGCCTTCGCCCCCCTGGCCACCACGCCCTTCACCCAGCGACAACCGGCCATTGCGTCACCCGCCTCGGGGGCAGCAGCTCGTTCCCAGTTCGCCGCCGATCCGGATCAGGATCAGAATGAAGAGGAGTCCCCcgaggcggaggcggaggcggaggaggaggagggcgacgaagaggaggagcaggagaccACTACTCTCCAGCCGCAGCCATCGCCTCCACCACTTCCACAACCAGGAGGCGCCGAGGAGGAGTTGGCTGGTGGCCAAGTGGAGGTGGACGACTATAATGCCTGGCGCGATAATTTCTATGACCTCAACGAGGACGGCAGCTATATCTTTGG TTACTCCATTCCTCATGGCGTTCGTCGCTGGGAGAAGGGTTTCTATTCAGAAGGTCAGCATGGTCAGGTGGTCGAGGGCTTCTACGTGCAGCCCCGCCACGATTCCCAGGGCCTAAGATACGAGTTGCGGTGCTACAGAGCCGATTCTAATGGTTACCAGCCACTGCCAG TGGAGTTCCTGAGGACGCCGCCAATTGTGAGGCGCGATGAGGTGCCCCAGGTGAATTGCTTCCGATGA